One segment of bacterium DNA contains the following:
- the rpoN gene encoding RNA polymerase factor sigma-54, producing the protein MALEIKQNLKLSQSLVITPQLQQAIKLLQLSQMELVEMVQNEMLENPLLEEGMELEEPSKESPEAQAERQEMEVQPDSAPQVESQEVGGKEGDFKQEAPDFDWDNYLNTYNAPENVQSHIDELPSYENTLASKTSLFDHLMWQLQLSNLSPEENNIGTMILGCINDDGYLQDPLEDVAAKCEASPEAVEAVLRKIQEFDPPGVGARNLKECLMVQVRHLGPEKDLVARIIDTHLANLERKDYLRIAKDLKISLEKVQDLARIIQELEPKPGREYSTSDPQYITPDVYVNKIGNEWVVVLNEDGLPKLKVSSLYKSMMDGNGASATKEYVQNKLRSAIWLIRSIHQRQRTLYRTSKTIVKFQQEFFEKGISALRPMILRDVANEIEMHESTVSRVTTNKYMHTPHGIFELKYFFNSGITTSDGDSIASETIKTKIKNLIGQENPKKPLSDQDIVQLLKDGNIDIARRTVAKYRELMGIQPSSKRRQLY; encoded by the coding sequence ATGGCTCTTGAAATCAAGCAAAATCTTAAGCTCTCCCAATCGCTGGTCATCACGCCCCAGCTTCAGCAAGCCATCAAATTACTCCAGCTTTCCCAAATGGAATTGGTCGAGATGGTGCAAAACGAGATGCTCGAGAACCCCCTGCTCGAGGAGGGGATGGAGCTGGAAGAGCCTTCCAAGGAATCGCCCGAGGCCCAAGCCGAGCGCCAAGAGATGGAAGTCCAGCCCGACAGCGCTCCCCAGGTCGAAAGCCAGGAGGTGGGCGGCAAGGAAGGCGACTTCAAGCAGGAGGCTCCCGACTTCGATTGGGACAACTACCTCAACACCTACAACGCCCCCGAGAACGTCCAAAGCCACATCGACGAGCTGCCCTCCTACGAAAACACCCTGGCCAGCAAGACCAGCCTTTTCGACCACCTGATGTGGCAGCTTCAGCTTTCCAACCTCAGCCCCGAGGAAAACAACATCGGGACGATGATCCTGGGCTGCATCAACGACGACGGCTACCTCCAAGATCCCCTGGAAGACGTGGCGGCCAAGTGCGAGGCCAGCCCCGAGGCCGTCGAAGCGGTGTTGAGGAAGATCCAAGAATTCGACCCGCCGGGCGTCGGCGCCCGCAACCTGAAAGAATGCCTGATGGTCCAGGTCCGCCATCTCGGTCCCGAAAAGGATTTGGTCGCCCGGATCATCGACACCCACCTGGCCAATCTCGAACGCAAAGATTACCTCCGCATCGCCAAGGATCTGAAGATTTCTCTCGAAAAAGTTCAAGATCTGGCCCGCATCATTCAAGAGCTGGAGCCCAAGCCCGGCCGCGAATACAGCACCAGCGATCCCCAGTACATCACGCCCGACGTCTACGTGAACAAGATCGGCAACGAGTGGGTGGTGGTCTTGAACGAGGACGGCCTGCCCAAGCTCAAGGTCAGCTCGCTCTATAAGAGCATGATGGACGGCAATGGGGCCTCCGCCACCAAGGAATATGTTCAGAACAAGCTCCGCTCGGCGATCTGGCTGATCCGCAGCATCCATCAGCGCCAGCGCACCCTTTACCGGACCTCCAAGACGATCGTAAAGTTCCAGCAGGAGTTCTTCGAAAAGGGGATCAGCGCGCTGAGGCCGATGATCCTGCGCGACGTCGCCAATGAGATCGAGATGCACGAATCGACCGTCTCACGCGTCACGACCAACAAATACATGCACACTCCCCACGGGATCTTCGAGCTGAAATACTTCTTCAATAGCGGGATCACGACCTCGGATGGCGATTCGATCGCCAGCGAGACGATCAAAACCAAGATTAAAAACCTCATCGGTCAGGAAAATCCGAAGAAGCCCCTCTCCGATCAGGACATCGTCCAGCTGCTCAAGGACGGAAACATCGATATTGCCCGACGAACGGTGGCAAAATACCGCGAGCT